In the genome of Hymenobacter taeanensis, one region contains:
- a CDS encoding aspartate carbamoyltransferase catalytic subunit — protein MARKDLLDIASLHREEIEFLLDQSTSFKKLFTHSVKKIPALEGKSVLMLFYEASTRTHSSFEVAAKRLSAEVTNFDVAHSSITKGESVRETIETLQAMRTDYIVVRHSHPGLPGMIARQTTAAVINAGDGAHEHPTQALLDAFTIREKFPDPKGKKVLIIGDILHSRVARSTSTLLQKLGIEVAYLGPGSLVPKYVPESIRRFTDYEAAMAWAPDVVYLLRVQMERQDVQFFPSVREYHRVYGITTARLAEISDLGLYIMHPGPVNRGVELCDAVMDYERSLITNQVENGISVRMAVLDWLTPGGEFPRQESIYAARQRASSPVSIP, from the coding sequence ATGGCACGTAAAGACCTCCTCGACATCGCATCCCTTCACCGTGAGGAAATCGAGTTTCTGCTCGACCAATCCACGTCTTTTAAAAAGTTGTTCACCCACTCGGTGAAAAAAATCCCCGCCCTCGAGGGCAAGTCGGTGCTCATGCTGTTCTACGAGGCCAGCACCCGCACGCACTCTTCCTTTGAGGTTGCGGCCAAACGCCTCTCGGCGGAGGTAACGAATTTCGACGTCGCCCACTCCTCCATAACCAAGGGCGAGTCGGTGCGCGAGACCATTGAGACGCTCCAGGCGATGCGTACCGACTACATCGTCGTGCGCCATAGTCACCCCGGCCTGCCCGGCATGATTGCCCGCCAAACCACGGCGGCGGTCATCAATGCCGGCGACGGAGCGCACGAGCACCCCACCCAGGCCCTGCTGGATGCCTTCACCATCCGGGAGAAATTCCCCGATCCCAAGGGGAAGAAAGTCCTCATCATCGGGGATATTCTGCACTCCCGCGTTGCGCGTTCTACCAGCACCCTGCTGCAAAAACTGGGTATTGAGGTTGCTTACCTGGGCCCGGGCTCACTAGTGCCCAAATACGTCCCGGAAAGCATCCGCCGCTTCACCGATTACGAGGCGGCCATGGCTTGGGCGCCCGATGTAGTGTACCTGCTCCGGGTGCAGATGGAGCGCCAGGATGTGCAGTTCTTCCCCAGCGTACGGGAATACCACCGGGTGTACGGCATTACTACCGCCCGGCTGGCGGAAATCAGCGACCTAGGCCTCTACATTATGCACCCTGGCCCCGTGAACCGGGGGGTTGAACTCTGCGACGCCGTCATGGATTATGAGCGCAGCCTTATTACCAACCAGGTAGAAAATGGGATTTCCGTCCGTATGGCCGTACTCGACTGGCTCACGCCGGGTGGAGAATTTCCGCGGCAGGAATCAATCTATGCCGCGCGGCAGCGGGCTAGCTCGCCAGTCAGCATACCCTAA